Genomic DNA from Candidatus Hinthialibacter antarcticus:
GGGGCCTTTTTGATACGCACTTGGTTCAATTTACACCTTGCTCAGCGCTTCGACTTCTCTCATCAAATTTGATTTGTGGCGAGCAGCATTATTGGGATGAATGACGCGCTTTTTGGCAGCAGTATCAATCGCTGAAATCGCGACGCGCATTCCCGTTTGGGCTTCTTCAACGTTTTTGACTTTAACCGACGCCTTCACTTTTTTTACCAACGTACGGATTCTGGATTTCTCATGTACGTTTTGCACTTGGCGTTTTGCGTTTTGGCGTAAACTTTTTGATGTCGCTCTATGATTCGGCATAATTTCGCTCCGTCTTTCTAGTCTCTTGAAGTGAACGGCAACAACGCCATAAAGCGCGCGCGTTTGATGGCCCGGGTCAACATGCGTTGATGGCGGGCGCTGTTTCCACTAATACGGCGAGGAATGATCTTTCCGCGTTCCGTCAAAAATTCTTTCAGGACGCGATAGTTGCGATAATCAATAAACGCTGTATTTTCGATGGTGAAACGGCTAATTTTGCGCCGGGGAAAACGACGCCGACCGCCGCCGCCGCGACGATCTCCACCGCCGCCGCCAAAGCGACCACCACCACCGCCGGGACGACCACCAGGACGACCACCAGGGCCGGAGGGACGTCCGCCGGGACCGGAGGGGCGCCCGCCAGGACCGGAACTCGGACGACCGCCGGGGCCAGAACTCGGCCGACCGCCGCCATAACCGCCGGAAGATTGAGGCGCGGAACCGCCGCCTGTGGAACCGCTAGAGTGTCTGTTTGACTCTTCGCTCATTATATAAGTACTCCTTGAATTTTTTTAGAATGGTAAATCGTCATCGTTCGGCGCTGAATCGGGCGCGCCCATATCCGGGGGCGGCGCATTATCGTCGCCGGGCGGGGGCGAATCGTTACGGGGGCTTCCGCCGCCTTTGTCGCCCCGGTCAAGGAACTGAACATTATCGGCTACAACTTCGTAGGCCGTCCGGTTCTCGCCTTCTTTGCTTTGATAGCGCCGCATTTGCAGCGAGCCTTCCACTGCAACCAGGCGCCCTTTGCCCAGGTATTGATTCACGAGTTCGGCCAGTTTTCTCCATGCAACGATGTTGATGAAGTCGGTTTCTTTTTCACCGCTGGCGCTTTTATAATTCCGGTCGATTGC
This window encodes:
- the ssb gene encoding single-stranded DNA-binding protein; the protein is MLNKCILIGRLVADPEMRYTQSGIGVVNFRIAIDRNYKSASGEKETDFINIVAWRKLAELVNQYLGKGRLVAVEGSLQMRRYQSKEGENRTAYEVVADNVQFLDRGDKGGGSPRNDSPPPGDDNAPPPDMGAPDSAPNDDDLPF
- the rpsT gene encoding 30S ribosomal protein S20, coding for MPNHRATSKSLRQNAKRQVQNVHEKSRIRTLVKKVKASVKVKNVEEAQTGMRVAISAIDTAAKKRVIHPNNAARHKSNLMREVEALSKV